The Pantanalinema sp. genome contains the following window.
GGCTCGGCAGGACGAAGACGTCGGTGGCCGAGAGCAGGGCAGGGACGTCCGAGCGGCTGCCCAGCATCAGGAGGCGGCCGCCCAGCCCCAGGCCCGAGGCGAGGGCCGCGAGGGCCGCGCGGTCCTCGCCGTCCCCCACCAGCATGAAGCGGGCGGCAGGCTCGCGGGCGAGCACCTCCGCGGCCGCCCTCAGGAAGAAGGCCTGCGCCTTCTGGCGGGTCAGGCGGCCGTAGAGGCCGATCAGCGGCTCGCCCTCGGCGACGCCGAGGGCCCGGCGCAGGCGCGCGCGGGCGAGGGGATCAGGTCGAAAGCGAGCAGGGTCGATGCCGTTGGGGATCACGCGGCTGCGGCGCGCCGAGAGGATGCCGTGGGCGAGGCCCGCGCGCTGGTCGGCGTGCGAGACGCACACCACCTGGCGGCTGAGCCGCACGGCCATGGCCTCGCAGGAGCGCGCGGCGGCCTCGAAGAGCGCCGAGCCGCGCTGGTGGAAGCTCCAGCCGTGGACGGTGTAGAGGTGGGGCACCCCGCACAGGGCCGCCGCCGGTGCCCCGCACAGGGCGGCACGGGTGCCGTGGGAGTGGATCAGCGCGATCCCCTCGCGCCGAATGCGCTCGGCCAGAGCAGCGATCGCCCCGGGGTTGAGGTGCCGGGTCATGGGGATGCGAACGACGTCGTGGCCGGCGCGCTCGAGGCGAGAGGCCAGGGGGCCGTCGTCGGAACAGGCGACCAGCGGCGCGAACCGCGCCGGGTCGAGGCCCACCGCCAGGTCGTGCAGGTGGCTCGAGCCGCCCCCCACCGCCCCCGAGGCGAGCACCTCGAGAACTCTCAAGCGGCCTTTCTCCTCGGTCCCGCTGGCCACCTTTCACCGCCTTTCGGGAAGTGGCCGGGCCCGGCCCGGCCGCCCTGACGGTTGTAGCACGCCGAACGCCGAGGGGGCTCGGTCGAAGTGGACGAGCCTTGTTGCGACCGACGCCAAGCTCGTTCGTTGACTCGCTCAGGCGTCGGGCCCTAGACTCCCGAGCGGCGCAAAGGGGGTGAGGGGATGGCCAGGACCCACCAGTTCTCGGTCTGCTCGAAGGCCGAAGTCCTGCTGCTGCTGGAGCTCGCCAGGGAGCACGAGCCCCACATCCACCTCTCCTTCCGGGAGTACGGAGAGATCCTCCAGATCTACCTCGAGACCGACAGCGTCGAGCTGAGCGAGTATCTCAACTACATGCTCAAGCGCCTGCGCGAGCAGCAGCTGCGAATCGAGGCGAGCTTCCAGCGCCCCGGCGCGGGCGTCCCGCACTAGAAGAGGATCTCCCAATGGCCCCTGCCGAGGACTCCAAGCAACCAAGATCGCCCGAGCCCCCCCCCGACTCGACCACCCTCGAGGTGGGGGGCGAGATCTACACGATCGACCGGGAGCTGAGCGCGGTGCTCGCGAGCGGCATCCCCGCCATCCTCACCTCGTGCCGGCACGG
Protein-coding sequences here:
- a CDS encoding glycosyltransferase — its product is MRVLEVLASGAVGGGSSHLHDLAVGLDPARFAPLVACSDDGPLASRLERAGHDVVRIPMTRHLNPGAIAALAERIRREGIALIHSHGTRAALCGAPAAALCGVPHLYTVHGWSFHQRGSALFEAAARSCEAMAVRLSRQVVCVSHADQRAGLAHGILSARRSRVIPNGIDPARFRPDPLARARLRRALGVAEGEPLIGLYGRLTRQKAQAFFLRAAAEVLAREPAARFMLVGDGEDRAALAALASGLGLGGRLLMLGSRSDVPALLSATDVFVLPSLWEGLPIALLEAMACGVPSIASAVDGSLEVIQPGQSGLLVPPGEVAPLAEAMLALVRTPSLAQRLAAAGRERVLSLYPLTRMIAAIEGLYAEVARRPGGVCA